The Nitrospinota bacterium genome contains the following window.
TCTTTCGTCGGAGCCATGAAGCGAATTGTTCCGGCTCATGACACTTCCCTCGGGTCCGCCGTCGGCGTAGACGAGCCTTTGCAAGTAGACCTCATCGGCCCCCACCTCCTCGGCGATACTGAAAAAGGCGGGCATTTCGTGGATGTTCTCCTTGAGCCCGACCAGCCAGAGCGAGACGCGGGGCAACGAGACCCCGAGGCGCTGCTTGAGCTGGTGGAGCTCCTTTAAGTTCGCAATCAAGTTGGGGAGCATCGGGAGGCCCCGGATCTGCTCGTACTTTTTCTCGGTCGCGGCGTCCATGGAGACCCGTAGCTCATCCAGTCCCGACTCGATGAGGCTCTTCTGCCAATCGGGAGTCAAAATGGTTGCGTTGGTGTTGAACAGGACGTAGGTGCCGCGGGCCTTGAGATAGGTGACCATGCGCGGCAGGTCCCGGTTGAGCATCGGCTCCCCAATGCCGTGGAGGACTGCCCGCTCGAGCGACGAGAGTTGGTCAACCACTTCCCGAAACTCCTCGAAAGTGAGGTCGTGGGCATCCTCCCTAGTCTCGAAGGTCCTTATGCAGGTCACACATTTTAAATTGCACCGGTTCGTCACCTCGATGTAGAGGCAGGTCGGGGGTATAGGCAGAAGGTTCCTTCCCTGCGAGGTGGCGGTCATCGCTCTCTCAATTCCTCCAGGCGTGCCTGAGGGTGGTCGTCAGCATGTACCAGGCCGCCAGGATGGTCCCCCTGACGGTTCCCGCCACCTTGCTCGTCCCCCCTCGGCGTCGCCGGTATCGGATGGGCACCTCGTGGATGCGGTAGCCGTGCTTGGCCGCCTTTACCACCATCTCCACCGGCCAGCCGTACGTTCGCTCGGCCATGCCCAGCCTCTCCAAGTCTTTGCGGGCGATGGCCCGCAGGGATGGGATGTCCGTGAGCTGGAGGCCGTAGAGGGCGCGGATCAGCCTGGTTACGACCCAGTTGCCGAGCCGGGCCTGAGGCGTTAGGGCCCCGGCTTCGCTCCCATGGGCGATACGGGCCCCGAGCACGAGATCGGCCGTTCCGTTATGGAGAGGATCGAGGATCCGGTAGGCCTCGGCGGGGTCGTCGCTCCCATCTCCGTCGAGAAAGAGCACCACATCGGCTTCCTGAGCAGCCTGGAGGCCGGCCCAGCATGCGGCGCCGTATCCACGCCGGGGCTCGCCCACCACCCGTGCACCGGCCTGGCGGGCGCGCCCGGCGGTCTCATCGTCAGACCCGTTGTCCACCACTACGACATCGCTCAAGCCTGCTTGCATGAGTCCCTCCACGACGGGGCCGATGGCCTCCTCCTCGTTGAGGGCGGGGATGATGGCCGTCACCCGGAGTCGGCGAGGGCCTGCCTGTGGAATGTCCATAGCTCAGCCGGGGGTGTCCGTCCGCTCGCTGGGTTCTATCCGGGCTCGATCGGGCTTTCCTACTAAACTTGATATTTGGTAATCATATTCCAAATTGGGCCGCGATACGAGGCCCGGCCACTATTTTTTCCGCGATTTTCCGCGATTTTCCGCGTAACGGTTTTTTCCGCTTTTTCGGATAACATAAAGTATTATAGTAGATGGGTCTCCCCGACGTACCTTGCCGCGGCCTTCCCGTTGGAATAAATGGAGCCCTGCCGCCGTTTGGTGGGAAGAGGGCCTCACAATGAGAGCCCCGGGCGTATCGAAGTCCGCGCAACCTAAGGAGGTGCCGCATGGGCTTATCCTCGCGACTTAATCCTCCCGCCTTCGGGTTGTTCGCTCTAGCCCTATTCCGCAGCGTCATCGGTCTCATGTGGATCGACATGGCCCTCCAGAAGGCGCCGTGGAAGGGCGAGGAGTTCGGCTGGCTCTACGGCTGGATTTGGAAGGAGATCAACCACCCGACCTTCGGATGGTACAAGGCGTTTCTGGAAAAGGTGGTCCTGCCGAACTTCACCTTCTTTGGCTACATGACCTTCTTTACCGAGATTTTTATCGGGCTGAGCTTGCTGACCGGAACCGTTGTGGTTCTCGGCGGCCTGGCCGGCTTCGGGATGCAGGTCAACATCGCCCTGGGGAGCTTCTCGGTCCCCGGTGAGTGGTATTGGATTTGGCCCTTGCAGATTCTTCCCCACCTGGTCTTTCTGGCGACCAGGGCCGGTCGGTACTGGGGCCTGGATGGGTGGCTGAGGCCCCGCCTGGCGGACCGTAGGGGGGCCGTCGGGTTGGCGGCCCGCTTGTTCATGTAATGAGGAGCCTGGTTTGAACTGCCGCACCCGGAGCCTGGCTTGGGCGCCTCTGATCATATTCGCCATTGGGCTCGTCGCGTGTGGGTCGAGCCTCGCCGAGGCGGCCGGTCCGGCTCAGACCCCATGGCCCATGTACCGCCACGACCCCGGCCACACGGGCTTCAACGGCGCCAAGGGCCCCAAAACGAATCACTTGAAAT
Protein-coding sequences here:
- a CDS encoding SPASM domain-containing protein; protein product: MTATSQGRNLLPIPPTCLYIEVTNRCNLKCVTCIRTFETREDAHDLTFEEFREVVDQLSSLERAVLHGIGEPMLNRDLPRMVTYLKARGTYVLFNTNATILTPDWQKSLIESGLDELRVSMDAATEKKYEQIRGLPMLPNLIANLKELHQLKQRLGVSLPRVSLWLVGLKENIHEMPAFFSIAEEVGADEVYLQRLVYADGGPEGSVMSRNNSLHGSDEREVDELLRFCEELSRKHGIAFQASGATDPRHSIEGANDSHPWQACRRPFTLMYMTANGNILPCCIAPFAVALHEYPSIILGNVREQSLEEIWHGERYQTFRSQLMSAEPATPCQGCGVEWSL
- a CDS encoding glycosyltransferase, with product MDIPQAGPRRLRVTAIIPALNEEEAIGPVVEGLMQAGLSDVVVVDNGSDDETAGRARQAGARVVGEPRRGYGAACWAGLQAAQEADVVLFLDGDGSDDPAEAYRILDPLHNGTADLVLGARIAHGSEAGALTPQARLGNWVVTRLIRALYGLQLTDIPSLRAIARKDLERLGMAERTYGWPVEMVVKAAKHGYRIHEVPIRYRRRRGGTSKVAGTVRGTILAAWYMLTTTLRHAWRN
- a CDS encoding TQO small subunit DoxD, which produces MGLSSRLNPPAFGLFALALFRSVIGLMWIDMALQKAPWKGEEFGWLYGWIWKEINHPTFGWYKAFLEKVVLPNFTFFGYMTFFTEIFIGLSLLTGTVVVLGGLAGFGMQVNIALGSFSVPGEWYWIWPLQILPHLVFLATRAGRYWGLDGWLRPRLADRRGAVGLAARLFM